In Cyclopterus lumpus isolate fCycLum1 chromosome 13, fCycLum1.pri, whole genome shotgun sequence, the genomic window CCAACGTCATCACTCACCATCAACCTTCCCGCTCTGCACTGAAGCCTTCATCACGTataaatacaatacacacacatactcactcacactctgaTTAGATCACGTATAGAGGTTTTGTTGTTGCCTCCAAAAGCCACTTGGAGCCACAGAGAGGAAAAAGCAGAGCGCTTTCTGAGAAAGCCAGCTGTGCCGGTTAATTCATTTACATTGTCAAAGATCCTTGACAGTATATCAGAGGTGGACGTCGTCACCATCACGTCCACCATATTTACCATATTTGGACTACAAAGGTAAATCTGAAGCTACAGTCAGCAACAGTTGGCTGAGCTTAGCTGGCTAGCGTTGACCATGTTTCTCTTTGCTCTGTAAATTAGCATATCTctcaaaataatacaaatatatagtgTCTCTTCCTCAAGGGTTGTAGATTGAGTAAAAGTGTTGTAAATGTCTGGTGTGTTGGAGTGTGCAATTATGGATTAACCTTCACATTTGGCTACACAATAGAAAAGCTACAACAAAGATGGGCTCTCCGTGACTCTCATGGCCTTTTCAGACAGAATATGACAAATAGTACCGCTGCActctaaaacctttttttaagcAAACTGTGTGCACAGTGCGTTGCTCGCCGAGCTCTTCGTTCACTGTTCAACCTGATTGAACTTGGGATTGTTTCCACCTTTACAGAATCTTTATCCATTTAAGTGGACTCTATGGACTTATTTGGAACATTTTCATAGTTCTTTTCTGTTATCAGACAGCCCTTTCTGACAGGGAGATGAACTGAAGCCCTTTTCAAAGCCACCATACTTTCAGTTCAGTTCCCCATCAAAACATATTGTAAATATGATTATTGATATTTCTTGGATAAGCCATTAGTGTATTGCATCCTGCATAACCGATTGCTGTGTCCCTTCTTGATTTTTCCGAACATCTTTAGAACTATATTTTTAATTGCGACATCTGAAATCTCCTTTTATTTTAAGTAATTGTGATTGGTTGAACTTTATTTCCCTGCTGAGATTTTATAATAGtagctttctctctctgtcatatCCAACTCATGCTCCTGTACATTCTGTTACTTGCAGATCACTTTTCTTTAAGACTTTGTTAACCGCTCGTATTGTACACCCTTTAAGGGTTTGTGGGGACGCCGGGTGTCTTTATGGGGAAGAGATAGGGATTTACTGTGAGTACTGCATACGTAGCCCCACAAAGGATTTTAGGGGCAAAGGAAAGGTTGGAGATGATGCTGACAGAGTCTGGCTGTGACTGTGGGGCAGAAGTGAAGCCCATAAAGCGACACACAAATCATATTTAAGAATATTTGTAGATGTAGCAAAGAGGTGAACTAGGTCATGTCTCTCGTGGATAAGGAGTAAACACGACAGCAGGAAGAAGCAATAAGATGTTCTGCTGTGGTACAAGCAGGGAGAGgagatatagagagatataCATATTGTTGGGGGCGCCAGGGATTATTGAGGAAAACTTAATGAGGTATTGAATAAGTTTCTGATCTCCCCCTTTCCTTTGCTTTCTAAACACTACACACCAAAGCATACTGAGGCCTGTTCACTCTTATTTGCCTATCCTGACAATTGGAAAGGATATGTCAAAAGATGACCTGCAAGAATGAGATTTAATCTTAACCACTACAAATTATGTGCAGACGGACCCGAGCTGTTCAGATACTATCAAACATGACTGATATTTCTGGCTCAGTATTTACATGTgacctgttttctttttaacatcCCAAAATGCAATGTCTTACCTTCTTATGTTACTGGTCATGTCTTTTTGAAGCCAAGAAAATCAAACCTGCACAGTAGGTTTTATAAACTAGAGAAACAGATTCGAACTgctcaaaacaaaatacaaaacctGCAAAGTATTCATTAATTCTTCTTTTAACAGAATTAAAGGTTTATACCACTTGTGTCACACACAGGATGACAGAGGTAATGTAGGGCAAATGCTAGAATGCAAAAGATAATATATTCCATAACAGtttcaaaacaaatcaatatccTCCATGACAAATAGATCAacagaggaaaaaataaataataaatgagagACTCAGGAGAGGCTAGTCATTATAAAGCCTTGATTATACtcttattattcattttaaagccTTTATTAGATTCTTACTCATTTTAAAGCCTTTATTATACTTGATTGTTACCTCACACCTACATCGGTTCAGAGAGATGTAGGAATAAAGAGTTTGCAATGCAGCATAAACAGGAGTGACAGATGGATAGAGAGAACAATTGCATGTAGAGAAGAGTAGCATACAGCTCTCGTTTTATCCTCAGACAGGCATTAAGAAGATGGAGGTATTATGCTGGGGGTGCTATTATCAACCAGGGAGTTGTATTAGTATTTCCTAATGATGTCTTCATCCACTATAGTTTGGAGAACCCTTTATGCCGATAGCATTGCACCTGCACTTCCTGAATTCTGGGCTGACATGTACTGTAATATCCACAAATAGTAAAACTCTTTAACACATGCACATGTGATCGCTGTTATAGATATTTATGGTTGTGTGTTTACCCTTTTAGCTGGCAGAAACACCACAAATGAGGAGCTGGAGAGCATGTTGGAGAGTGACAACCCGGCCATCTTTACATCGGGGGTAAGCAATTGAACAAATGCAAGATGAGAACACGCAGATCACATTTTTAATCTAATTTCACCCCTCTCTTAACTCCTTCCATCGTAGATCATTATGGACAACATCACCGAGCAAGCTATGAATGAGATCGAGACGCGGCACACTGAGATCATCAAGCTGGAAAATAGTATCAGAGAGCTTCACGACATGTTCATGGACATGGCAATGCTGGTGGAGAGCCAGGTGAAAAACATCGATCCTCTCTCAGTACCTACAGCTCTGTGGTTTAGGCCCCGGAAAATGCATGTGAAAACAGACTTGCATGTGCAGTCATAAATTGGCAATCCACCTGTCAACATGGACAATACATAGAAGAGTTACGATTCCAGTTTGTAGATTTAGAATTTCTTCCTGTTCATGATTTGAAAATGTGCCCTAGCTAATGCAAAGGTTCCCTAGCACGTTTGCTCAGTGATCAAATCATCAAGCAGCtgtcctgctgcagcagctgctgcttctcccTGTCAGGAAAATAACTCTGCTTCAGACAAATGGCAACTGGCAGTCTTTTAATTTACTGACAAGTTGTATAGTGTTTTAGTACAGAGTAGGAAGAAGgatgtgttttctcctccatctGGTTTTGTGTTTGCAAATATCTCAATAGAATTAGACAGAATTTGGGGCACAGATAATAATTAATTGGCTCCAGCATCAGTTTGTTGGAATCATAATCTGTATTTGGGATTGCTGCCATTAGCTGCCATTCTTTTATACGTAATTATCATGTTGCGTTCATGAGCTGGAAGGAAAATCTGACGTCTGGGACTTTTGAGTTGGCAACTAAACAGCGCTGCATTAAATTGATGTTTTGTAAGAGCCTTAAATTGAATAAACCTTATTTTTTACAGGGGCATGGATCTGTAGGCTGAACGAACCCCCACGGACATTAAATGTTTCCCTCATCAGAAATATTTAGTCTGAATTGTGCGAAAGTGAATACGAGCAAATGCATAGTAAAATATGGTGATTGACAAATATGAAAGTCAGTTTTTGCATGGAATTGATTTGAATTCTAAATGCAATAGCAGGATAATTTTAGTGTGGGGGTGATAATTGCTTAAATGTCTAATAATTCATTagtattgtgtgtttctgtgtgttctgtgtcaTTCTCTTGTCAACCATATGAATGCTCTATCTAAATATCTCAATTAACTAACCCTTCTTTTATTAACAGAATGCCACATCTTTTAAAATGATACGCGAGTCTGTTCATTTTGCTTTTCTCAGCTTTGCATtgtctttcccctctttttctcaCGCACTGTGACACCACAATGACTCTCAGCTCTAGAGAACAGAGAGCAGCGCTCCCCTTCTCATAGAGAAAGGTAATTTACCTATGactcatctttcttttcttttctttatattttaaatctgGTATACCTTCATTGTCGCTCTAATGCAAAAGGGTCTGGGTCAAGAATAAGTGTGCAATATTTTACATCTTTGTTAATGAATGCTGATATAACCATAGTAAATGACCTCTGCTGCTTTCATAAATGAATGTGTCTGTATGGAACATGTGTCTATAaatagaggaagagaaaaagagcaatTAGTATCTTTTTCAAAACCTCATTATTTCCCATTATCTGAGTTttgtatataataattatatagtAGACATCATGTAATTATTACTTGAAATCTATCAAATCTCATTTTGATGTGGTGGAAGATACTGAGTCTCTTGTTCTCTGTTCAGGGTGAACTGGTGAACAACATTGAGCGCAGTGTGCTGGACGCCCGTGATTATGTGGAGCAGGCAAAGGAGAGCATTCCCAAATGCAAAAAGTTCAAAAAGACCGGCAAGCGGGTGAGATGTGAGATGCACACATTCTACCAACTGACTAattatttcctctttcctttgtcCCTTCCTgcccttcctcttctctctccttctcattctctcccatcatttctctcctttccctcacctcctctccatctgtATCCATTCCTATTTCCTCTTCATGTCTCCCACACCTCCTCTGTAACTAACCTCTCCTAGGGGGAAATGATAGACCGCATAGAGTACAATGTGGAGCACTCAGTAGACTATGTGGAGAGGGCGGTATCAGACACTAAGAAGGCGGTTAAATACCAGAGTAAAGCCCGGAGGGTGAGTCGCATACACAGTCAAATAATGGATGGGCACACTCATGCTATGAAAACTTGAAAGATAACTTCAGCATTGCAAATAAGCATtgcatgtatatattgtaatgtgtaatggccgtcagtgtgtgtgtgtccatgtggaGCATGTGTGTCTTTACTGTATTTGAGATATTCTACAGCAGTGGTTTAACATCAGGGGTATGTGTACCTTAAGGGGTAGACCACGACTACAGGGGTGTCAATCTAAAGGAAgcatgaacaacatgaacatcACCTGCTGCTGAGAGTTTAGGAAATATGGTAAGTATTGTCAGCAGGCAGAGAAGCTAAAATAGATCGCTACAACTAATGGGgataaattattcaaatgtgGGACATGCCGAGTTGTAGTGGTACAAATATAAATTCCAGCTCTTTCAATACATCCATAAatccacataaaaacacaaaatgttgtttttactctttttttttgttgcaaacaATGTATATTAGTGAGCTTAAGGGGGACTGGGAAGTGGATTGTTATCTTTTGATAaaaccaggctagctgtttctccagtctttatgctaagctaagccaacctgctgctggctccagcttcTTAATGACCGTATCTGAGTGTGATGTTGATCGTCTCTTAACTCTCAGCTTAAAGCCAAGAAGTGTATCCCCCCAAATCTTTAACTGTTTTAAAAACTATAACCTGTTTTTAATTCCCCTTTTTATCGACACATTTGCTACATCAGTGGTGTCGATGACGGGGTACTTGAGCTCATCTGACTGGGCTGTTGAGCCACAGCAGACAAAATCAACTGGGAACAACCGGTCCTCAGTTCATAAAGAGGGTTATTCACTGCTTTACCTTCATTCCTTTATTTAACAATTTGTGCCACAATGGAACAACTCTGCCACCTTTTGGTAAATCTTTATAATAGCACTCAAAGATTGAAGAATTTCATTCATCACATGACCCCAATCTACTACAAAGGTCATCGACATGATTGTTTCCTCAGGTATAATTAAAGCACcacatttctttccctttttccttttcttctgtctctgtttctcatTCGGTCTCTC contains:
- the stx1a gene encoding syntaxin-1A isoform X1, encoding MKDRMQELKHGKETTEEEDEVAVGIDKGFMDEFFEQVEEIRGFIESLAEKVEEVKRKHSAILASPNPDEKTKAELEDLMADIKKLANKIRSKLKSIQQIIEQEESQNKSSADLRIRKTQHSTLSRKFVEVMSEYNTTQSDYRERCKGRIQRQLEITGRNTTNEELESMLESDNPAIFTSGIIMDNITEQAMNEIETRHTEIIKLENSIRELHDMFMDMAMLVESQGELVNNIERSVLDARDYVEQAKESIPKCKKFKKTGKRVRCEMHTFYQLTNYFLFPLSLPALPLLSPSHSLPSFLSFPSPPLHLYPFLFPLHVSHTSSVTNLS